GCAGTGCAGGCTTGGTTTGGTTTGATTTTATTCTTTCTCACTAGCAGTTCATGCTGAATAATAGTGTTCAGGTTTATTTTAGTGTATTAAATGCTTACGTTAAGACACGAATAAGAGTTGTGTTTGGCTGGCTGGCAGCTTTGGAAGAGTTGTGTGCCTTACAAATTGTGCTGTCAGCGAGATTCCTTCTAATGAAGAGAATTCTCGTCtcttgttgatttatttttagaccGTGTTTCATGACAGAATGCATTATATGCTGATTAAGCTACTAAATAAATGTGTACTTGTTCAGATGCTAACATAACACTAAATTGTTGCATCTACTGTTAGATGGCTGTTGGCACATTAGTGATTTTAAATCAGTTATATCTGATTTGTTTGCCATTTGAGAAAAGTaggaaaacatgtttttgattTTGAGACAAGTCAGCAAACAGACTTTCCTGCTTTTAAAATGCAGATGGCTTTCCCTAGTTGGCCAATTAGTAAGTTGGAACACTTGTATGCTTTCATCTATTTGTCGTGTGGATCTTTCGTTTGGGGTGATGGGAGTTTGATGTGCTAGTTTCTActgctgtgtatgtgtgtcattATGCTGATAATGTTTCCTCTGAAAGCAGCAAGacccactactttttttttttttttttttttttttacagtaagacCCAGATTGTTTTAATATATCAGTTAAGAGCCCCAAAATGTTGTCACAACAATGAGGATGCCCCCATTGTTCACAGTGTCATCCTGTTGAAGGGAGGAATTCTCTTTTGCTGAGCTAGAGATAGTTTAAGTAATGCATTGCATTCCAGCAGCTTTGCTATTGACCTAAATCTTTCCAGGAAACTGCCATTGAAGGAATGGGATCACAAATTAAACATGATTATCAGCACAGTCTATAGTAATTAAGATGAGAGGCTCTATAACTCCACTAATATAGTTTgtcattttaatgtgttttatttcAGTGTCACTCGATTAATTCTATTTTCCCCTTCTCCCTTCCCCGTCTCCCTTCCTTTGTCTGTCTTACAGGGTCAGATCCGAGTACAGTGAAATCCTCTTGCATGGGATCCCTGTGTCCTTGGCAGCCTCCCTCTCTCGTCAGAGCTTGAGGCAAGCATGACAGGATGAGCTTCTGCCAGCGATGATGATGGCCAAAAAGCAAGATGTCCGGGCACCCATCTACAACCTGGTCGTGGTCGGGCTGTCCGGTACAGAGAAAGAAAAGGGCCAATGTGGAGTGGGCAAGTCCTGTCTGTGCAATCGCTTTGTTCGGCCAAGTGCTGATGATTTCTACCTGGACCACACCTCTGTTCTCAGCACCAGTGACTTTGGAGGCCGCGTAGTGAACAATGACCACTTTCTGTTCTGGGGAGAGGCTGGGAGGACCACGGAGGAGGGGCCAGAGTGCCGTATGAATGTTGTGGAACAGACCGAATTCATTGACGACCAGACATTCCAGCCACACCGAAGCACCGCACTGCAGCCATATATCAAGAGAGCCGCATCCACCAAGTTAGCTTcagctgagaagctgatgtacTTTTGCACAGACCAGTTGGGGTTAGAGCAAGACTTTGAGCAGAAACAGATGCCTGAGGGCAAGCTCATGGTAGATGGATTCTTACTCTGTGTGGATGTTAGCAGGGGCATGAACCGCAGCTTTGAGGATCAGATGAAGTTTGTTacaaacctgtacaaccaacTTGCCAAAACTAAGAAACCCGTGGTATTGGTTCTCACCAAATGTGATGAAGGAGTTGAGCGCTACATTAAGGACTCACACACCTTTGCGCTAGCAAAGAAAAACCTCCAGGTGGTCGAAACATCAGCACGCTCAAATGTCAATGTTGACTTAGCCTTTATGACACTTGTTCAACTAATTGACAAAGGTAGGGGAAAGCCCAAAATAATCCCTTACTTTGAGGCGCTGAAACAGCAGAGTCAACAGATTGCCTCAGCCAAGGACCGCTACGAGTGGCTTGTCAACCGAATTGTGAAGAACCATAATGAATTATGGCCCACTGTCAATCGTCGCATGCAGACAGCCCCAGAGTACAAGGACTATGTATTTCTTGAGGGGACAGCTAAAGCAAAGAAACTCTTCCAACAACATGTACATAGGCTAAAGCAAGATCATATAGAGAAACGCAGGAAAGCATATCTAAGTACCCTGCCACAGGCTTTGTCTATACTATTACCACAGTTGGATGAGATAGATCACTTGAGCTGGTCTGGAGTTCAGAAAGTACTGGAGACCAAGAGAGATTTTTCCCATTGGTTTGTTGTATTAGATGACACACCATGGGAGACCACGCCCCACATTGACAACATGGAGGATGATCGTATCCCCCAGGACCTCCTTGAAACTCGCACAGCTGAGGCTATTTATGAGACGCATCTAGAGCAGCTCAGGAATGACCGCAAACGAGCTGAAATGAGATGGGAGTTCAAGGAGAAGCTGAGTGTATCTCCATTCGTTACTCCAGGCAAACCATGGGAGGAGTCTCGGAGCTTCATCATGAATGAAGACTTCTACCAGTGGCTTGATGAAGCGGAATATCTGGATATCTACAACAAACACCAGAAGGAGATTATTGACAGAGCTAAAGAGGACTTCCAAGAACTGCTTCTTGAATACTCTGAGCTTTTTTATGAACTGGAGGTGGATGCAAAGCCAAGTAAAGAAAAGATGGGAGCCATTCAGGAAGTATTGGGCGAAGAACAAAGGTTTAAAGCCCTACAGAAGCTGCAGGCCGAGAGGGATGCTTTGGTATTGAAACATATACACTTTGTCTACCACCCGACAAAGGACACTTGCCCCAACAGCCCTCACTGTGTTGACTCTAAACTTGAACAGATACTTGCTTCCAGGTTCCCCACTCGCTACGCGTCACCAGATTGTTCAAGATTGGATGGGGGCAGGGCGGAAAGGATAAATCTGGTCATACTAGGGAAAGATGGTCTTGCCAGAGAGATGGCAAATGAAATCAGGGCATTGTGTACCAGTGATGATAGATATGTTTTAGATGGAAAGATATATGAATTAGCCCTTCGCCCCATAGAGGGCAATGTACGTCTGCCAGTTAATTCCTTCCACACACCAACCTTTGCACCCCATGGTTGTCTGTGTTTGTACAACTCAAAGGAGTCACTGTCATATGTCGTTGAGAGTGTTGAAAAGCTCAGAGAGTCAACCATAAGTAGAAGGGACAGAGAAAACATTTTAACCCAACTCCCACTTTTCCTCCTGCTTGTGACTAAGCGTGGGGTGGGTTCCATAGGGGATATTGGAGGAGAAACGGCTCAGACTCTTATCCAGCAAGGACTGCAGGTGGCTGCGAAGCAGCAGTGTCGTTACCTAGACCCAGCCTCCCCAGGCATGGGCTATGGGCGCAATTTCAATGAGAAGCATCTCAACCAGATGTTGAGAGGCCTCTTAGAGTCTCGGAGAAGCCTACGGAGCAGCTCACCACCCCTACCCCCTTCATTGACTGCCTTCAGAGACTCTCAGTCCCAACCAATTGTAGAATCAGACCTCAAGATTGTCATGTGCCTCATGTGTGGAGACACATACGATCTAGACCAGCTCCTTGCTCCTTTCTTGTTGCCCCAGCATTGTCGCCCTACTAGCAACCTCAACAGTGGCACCTCTGTCCTGCTGGATCTGAGTACAGGTGGTCAGAGGCAGTCGATTGAGCTGTCGTTGCTTTCCTTCCATTCCTCATTCTCTCTGCGCAAGACGAAGCTGGTCCATGGCTACATAGCGGTTTACTCTGCTCGCCGCAAAGCCTCTTTAGAAACTTTATGTGCTTTCCTCTGTGAGGTTCAAGACATCATTCCAGTCCAGTTGTTAGCAGTTGGGGAAAGCCAAATGGAGCTTTCAGACTCAGAATCGGCTAGGGAACAGGTCAGTCAGGGAGAGGAACTGGCTCATGAAATTGATGCAAGGTTTAACACAATTATATGCGGGCATGGTGGAGTTGTCGGCGGGCTTCATAAAATAGATCTTTTCCAATCTTTTCTCAAGGAGATAGTGGAGAAGCGCACTATTATTGAGGCTACACACATGTACGACAATGTAGCTGAAGCATGCACCAATGAGAGCACCAGCCCCCGCTGTGGCTCTCCCAGTCCAGTTAACATGCTTATGGACTCCGAAGATGATATTGACCCTTCACCACCTTACCCTACCCTTAGGGAAGACGGAAGTCTCGGCTCCCATTTGGTAAGCTTCAAGCTACCAGATCTTGATTCAAGTGATACATTTTCTGTCATTTCTGAGCTCAGCACTTTTGAGAGCAAGTTGAACAACAAGGTGCCTCCTCAAGTCAAACCTAAACCTGTCCGCAAAGTCAATCTTAGCCCTTACATGGAGCAGCAGACTGGCACCAACCGACGCTCCTTGCCTCAAGCTGTCACCTGGGCTCCAGGTAGTGACGGTGGCTACGATCCCTCGGACTATGCTGAGCCGATGGATGCTTTGAGTAAACCTCGACATGGAGAAGAGGAGAGCATTTACTCTGTCCCTCATGATAGCACGCAGGGTAAGATAATCACCATACGCAACGCCAGCAAAGGTCACGCCAATGGGAGTGCAGGGGGCAACGGGTCAGACAGTGAGGCTGATAGCAGCTCGTTGGAACGCAGAAGGAAGATGTCAGCCATTGGGATAAAGCCCAAACTTTACAGAGATAGATCTAAACGGCTTGGAAAGTTCAGCAGTTTTAGGACGAGCTTCTCAATAGGCAGCGACGATGAAATGGGGGGTCCACCCAAGGCTAGCCAAGACGATGGAGGAGCCCAAAAGGACAGTTCCATTGAGGAGAGCGAGGATCCTAAAAAGAGAAACATCCTGAAGAGCCTGCGCAGAAATACAAAGGTCAGTGTTTCTAAAGATTGAATGTGACTGTGTCAAGTTAATTGTGATAACACACTCGGAGAATGTcactttcaatgctgttcataTGAATTACATTGGATTGGGGGAGGACCTTTATATCTAGTCATTTCTTAAAAATAGGAATGCATAACACTGCTCACAATAGAGTATAAATCaactgcattcacttgaaataaaaataaatacaaaaacagtcCACACAAAGATACTTTTTCGATCTAGGCATACCTAATGAATTGCTGagtgatttattattttatacactttattatttattcagtaAAGCAATTCATAAAGTGTTCATTAGTCCACAGTATTGCACATTAATATTAAACGAGTACACCGCTCTTGTAAGTCCTTTAAGAATTGTGTTTTCACAGCAGCCAActcaactcctttctgaaaagtGCAATGTAATTATTTTCCATATAATGTGCCACTTGTTATTTTGTTCTTGCGCACCAATACAGCACGTTTTGCGCATGCATATATTTATGGTTAGAGTAGAAGTATAATTAGGTGTTGGCAGAGAACCAACACCTGCTTCCTTTGGTGGATAACTTATCACTGAAGTTGAAGACTAATTAGTGTAATCTCTGCATTCGGGCTGCCTCGCACAGTGAAAACATGACAGACTTTAGAGGATCCTAAAAGCACATTTGCTACATTGTCCCTGACCGCTCTGTGAGATCCCTCCATACAAGCTGGTTATCAGAGGCAAAATAAAAACTCCGCTCATTAAACTCTGATTGCAGTTGGAAGACATTCACAGTCAATAAAGGCAGGCCTATTcacctgcacttttttttaatgttattcttTAAATGCAGACCAGTGTAAAAATTGTGAACACTTGCACTTTTCATCCACATGATTGCTAGCAATCATTTACAACTGTTATGTCACTGATACTACCTGATTCTGGACTGCAGTGTGTGACTCTGACATTGTAGGTTAAGAAAGTACATGCCCGAAAtttaacaattacatttttgccCTCAATAAAGCTTTTAAGGTGTTCATTCTTCatgttaaaacaaaatgaatatgtattttGCCTTCAAGCTTGATTTTTCTCTTAACCTGGCATACTTAACTTGAGGCGTAAATGATATTTCCTTTGTGATCAGTGACAATGCTGCTCTTGCCAATTTAGACTTGACTCCTTTCAAGTGGAGTGTTTTTCGTAGGTATCACCCTCCACTCACTCTACTCCCCCAGCCCTGCAGTGACACTTTTGACCTTAAACTGTTTATCAGTCCTGGTATGCTGTTCTTTCTCTTGCACTGCATGGTACAGAAGGCCCTTGTGTCGATGTTGCACTTGTGCGCTAATTACCATGCCGGGTAGTAGGGTGGAACAGGTTTTCACACATTCATTGTGAGGTCTATGAAGTGTGTGAAGTCTGTCTTTTATCACTCAATGGCTACAACATCCAagtgttttgtattgtttttttttgtttttgtttttttgtaaatttgactcATTATGCCTTATCAACAGCTTGGCAGCTAGGAAGCCAGATTGTTTACCGGCCACACTATCATGACGATGGCCCACAGTCTGTGACCTACATAAGCAAGGTTGCAGGCCCCCTTAGACTGACCTTTCCCTTGAACTCTGTGACCCCAGAATGGCGGCGGTGAAAATCAATAAAAGTGATCTACATGCATAGtatatttttcaaaacaaatccaATCCTGCAGAGTTTGGATCATCATTTTTGCGCTAATTAGTGACTCTCAAATAGCATGTTTAGATATCCACATTAAACGCCATTGTTTCAGTCAAAAAAAGTGATCATTTTCTATCACAGTGTTTCTAACACAGCTGGCCCCACTAAAAAGGACTCCATTTACAATCTGCTCCAGCCTGGGATCCCCTCAGGGTACCCGGCAGTGTGGATGTTTTTGAGTTATCCGTTCATCTTGGGAAGTATACTGTGCTTTGACTTTTTAAGCAGTCAACACATCTGAGATCCGCTGTGAGCCCGAGGGTACCGCCAACTCTGAGTTGTGACGGCCAGCAACAAATAATTGAAACGGCTTTCCGAGTCCCATTCGCACCCCCCTCCATTTACCTGAGGCATCTGCAACCTGTGTGACAGTCTTGCTCTCCCTCCCTCACTCAGCGAGGGGCCGGAAACATTTCCCCGCGCTCTCTCCTGCagctttttttcatttgtcCTCAGCCTCCAAGTGGAATGTTTTGAATTCCTCTGTCACCTAGCTCCACTCGAGTGTCCTCATGCAAGAAGTAGGAGAGTGGGAGATTAGTCCGGCATAGACAACACAATCCTACAAAGATATTAAACTTCGCTGGGGAGAAATAAAGAGCGCAGACAGAGCTGACAATGTTCCTTTTTATTTAGATTGCTTGTTTTATGTCAGGACAGAGAGGCGTCAAAATCGTTTTGGAACAGAAGGCTGAACTGTTTTGTCAGTGTGCCACAAAGCACAAATGCTGTTGCCCTACAGAGCCATGTATTATTACGGTAGTGCAATTTGACTACTGCTATATGCGTCATCACGTATCAAAGGTAGTGTTTAACTAGGTTTGCATCTACAATGATCCCTGTGAAATTTTGAGGCAGCGATTTTGCTTTGATCTTTTTATATAATTGATTTAGGTCTGCAACTAACGATTAATTGTACAATTGATTAATCTGCCGACTattttgttgattaatcgatttgttttcatttccaatccctttatttaaaaaaaataaaaatccaattgacagtgcagaaaatgcacaagcATAAATGAATTATGATTCACTTACTGTTTTGGTCTGTAACCTGTCAGGCAAAATTTGACAGTACAGTTAATACAGGTTTCATAATAGTGATAGTTGGAGCCTGCAATGGATTTATTAATCCCTCTTCAAACTTTTAAGGTCCTGCTAATGTCAGAGCAAGAGCCCTATTGACTTTGACTATATGGCTTTCAAGCTTCCTTAGCATTAATCCTTTCCAGTAAGTCAGCCATTGTGGCTGCTTTATGTCTGTCACATTTGCCCAAGAGCGGTTAATATCTGCAAATATTGGAGAGCAAGTGAGGCATCACTGAAGAGGCTGGATGGAAGACAATGACTAACAATGGGTCCATGCGAAGGACAACTTTGTTTATTCAGCTGCCAATGCGGCAAATGCACAGGTCAGTCTCTGTTCAGCTTCTCAGTCTTAATTAGAATTTCCTTGCTTGTGTCTCTGTGTATTGCTGTTTCACTGTGTGTAGGAGCAGGATGGAAAACCTTCAGTGTAGTGCAGTGAGGCCAGTATCTGGAGCAGAGGCCACTCTGGGCTCCGTCTCTCTAATGAGCTCTCCTCCACTGCTCTGTCAGGCCTGCTCTGCTGCTACTGTCTATGTGCCCAGCCAAGCATGCATCCCCGGCCCCACCAACCAGCCTGCCAGGACACAGCCTCGGGGGCCTGACAGACTTTACTAGAGATGCAGGCCTTGGGGGGGCTTTCAAAACATGTCCAGCCAAAACCATTAACGTTCAGTACAATTACGGTACAGCCATACGGAGGCAGGAAGAGAATGTTTGGGTGTTAAGGAATTACAGTTTGCTTGAACATATTTccgatggagaaaaaaaatatggcggCGCCATAGTGATGTCTATCTTAGTGATATGCAGAACAGGCTGAAAACAGGATTGAACAAATGATTGCTTATCATATACGCTTTGAAGGAATGTGCGGCATGGGTGTGTGCTCGCTCATGTGTATACTTGCTACCGTAAGCTGTACGTGTTTCCATCCAATCAAAAGTCCTTTTGTTAGTGGTGTCAAACAAGCAAGACAAACCACTCAACTCTTGATTCCTCCCACCAATCTCGTCTTTAATTTCTTTCAGAAACAGCGAGCCAAGCCGAGACATTCCATCTCCAAACCTATTGAGAGCAACTACTTTGGAATGCCCCTGGTTACCGCGGTAACTCCAGAGAGGCCAATCCCAGTTTTCATTGAGAAGTGTATCCGATTTATTGAAACTACAGGTAAGAAGAGAAACGCAATTTGTTGTGACTGTGCACTACATGAtctttttgattattttaagTTGCCTCACTGTTGGGCCAAGGCaaatatttgacatttaaaaaaagaaatctcatggtactttattttatatagcgcttttccaccttacaagaccATCAAATCGCAACTTGGGGTTCAGTAtattgctcaaggatacttcgacgtggtcagtgtggtcacaatggcacgggatcgaacccacaacctctgggtgtGAGAAAaccgctctaccactgagcctcACTGCCCCATCATCATAGATAGTAAAACAAACATGATTAATTGATAGGGTAATATTTGATATCTGCAGCCATATATATACAGTAGTTCCTTGAAGTATCTGCTCCAACTTGTTGAACAGTTGAGGTTCGGCAAGCCAAACCAATTATCCCAGCTGTCATATAACATTAAATGATGCCCTTTTCAAAATATTTCTAAAGAGGCTTTACATAGCTTTCCATTCATATTCTTCAAAAGACCAGGACAAGGCAACCTGGGCTTTATTCAGCACGTGAGTTCATCGAAAACATTTCTGCTGCTTACTGACATTCCAGCTCGTTCCGCCTTTAATCTCTGCGCTGTTAAAAGCCCGTCCGTGTATGCGTGGATTACTCAAGCCTTACAAAACATCCATCGGCCTGCTGCATGTGGCTGAGCGGAGGCAAGTCTCCGAATAATGAGGCGTCACTTTAGGTTTCACCTTGCCGTGTTCACATGTGAAATGGAGCAGTTACAATAACTTCTGAgcgggttgaaaaaaaaagatttgtttatGCTCGCGCTTCACCTGAGGTATTTCATTTGCAACTTTATACCTTCCAGTGTTTGATTTATTCAGTTTCCCTTCCTTGTCCTTCACTGACCTTGTTTCTGTACCTCTgattccccccaccccccactctCAACCTCCCTTCGTTCCCTTTGAGTACTTTCTACCTGTCATCTTTGATATCCTTCAtctattttttcacatttctatTTCTCTGCAGTCTTATCACCTGTCTCCCTCTTGTATCCTTacatctttttcttctcctcaaTCACATTCTTTTCATGTGTATTCCCGTAAATCAGAAATCATGATATGGTGTTTTAAAGTGAACCTAAATGGAAATGCACTCACCAGCTACTTCATTAAATACAACTGCACAATCTAATAAGGCCGACCAATTAATCCAACTCAAGTGGACATCAGCGTGGTAGAAagcaattttcaaattataaagACTGCAATTTTGAGGAAAtaacagcttttatttttttatatgcttatcttaattatttatttactgttgtGTCTAGATAACTTCACTGCTGAAGAAgtccactttgaaatattgttttcATGAGGCATA
This genomic stretch from Festucalex cinctus isolate MCC-2025b chromosome 13, RoL_Fcin_1.0, whole genome shotgun sequence harbors:
- the arhgap35a gene encoding rho GTPase-activating protein 35; amino-acid sequence: MMMAKKQDVRAPIYNLVVVGLSGTEKEKGQCGVGKSCLCNRFVRPSADDFYLDHTSVLSTSDFGGRVVNNDHFLFWGEAGRTTEEGPECRMNVVEQTEFIDDQTFQPHRSTALQPYIKRAASTKLASAEKLMYFCTDQLGLEQDFEQKQMPEGKLMVDGFLLCVDVSRGMNRSFEDQMKFVTNLYNQLAKTKKPVVLVLTKCDEGVERYIKDSHTFALAKKNLQVVETSARSNVNVDLAFMTLVQLIDKGRGKPKIIPYFEALKQQSQQIASAKDRYEWLVNRIVKNHNELWPTVNRRMQTAPEYKDYVFLEGTAKAKKLFQQHVHRLKQDHIEKRRKAYLSTLPQALSILLPQLDEIDHLSWSGVQKVLETKRDFSHWFVVLDDTPWETTPHIDNMEDDRIPQDLLETRTAEAIYETHLEQLRNDRKRAEMRWEFKEKLSVSPFVTPGKPWEESRSFIMNEDFYQWLDEAEYLDIYNKHQKEIIDRAKEDFQELLLEYSELFYELEVDAKPSKEKMGAIQEVLGEEQRFKALQKLQAERDALVLKHIHFVYHPTKDTCPNSPHCVDSKLEQILASRFPTRYASPDCSRLDGGRAERINLVILGKDGLAREMANEIRALCTSDDRYVLDGKIYELALRPIEGNVRLPVNSFHTPTFAPHGCLCLYNSKESLSYVVESVEKLRESTISRRDRENILTQLPLFLLLVTKRGVGSIGDIGGETAQTLIQQGLQVAAKQQCRYLDPASPGMGYGRNFNEKHLNQMLRGLLESRRSLRSSSPPLPPSLTAFRDSQSQPIVESDLKIVMCLMCGDTYDLDQLLAPFLLPQHCRPTSNLNSGTSVLLDLSTGGQRQSIELSLLSFHSSFSLRKTKLVHGYIAVYSARRKASLETLCAFLCEVQDIIPVQLLAVGESQMELSDSESAREQVSQGEELAHEIDARFNTIICGHGGVVGGLHKIDLFQSFLKEIVEKRTIIEATHMYDNVAEACTNESTSPRCGSPSPVNMLMDSEDDIDPSPPYPTLREDGSLGSHLVSFKLPDLDSSDTFSVISELSTFESKLNNKVPPQVKPKPVRKVNLSPYMEQQTGTNRRSLPQAVTWAPGSDGGYDPSDYAEPMDALSKPRHGEEESIYSVPHDSTQGKIITIRNASKGHANGSAGGNGSDSEADSSSLERRRKMSAIGIKPKLYRDRSKRLGKFSSFRTSFSIGSDDEMGGPPKASQDDGGAQKDSSIEESEDPKKRNILKSLRRNTKKQRAKPRHSISKPIESNYFGMPLVTAVTPERPIPVFIEKCIRFIETTGLSTEGIYRVSGNKAEMESMQRQFDQDHNLDLVEKDFTINTVAGAMKAYFSELPEPLVPYSMQGELVEAFKINDREQRFQTMKDILRRFPRENYEVFKYVISHLNKVSQHSKLNLMTSENLSICFWPTLMRPDFTTMDALTATRTYQTIIESFIHQCAYFFYNQPLADGLPGSPTSTLPYGGGTSAYSCMAAGYASSPAPSPPTPYVLPATPPVIPHYGPPIHHHHHQSPPHSPPPTPQLPLPALLPPSLHPHHPPAEQHTL